Proteins co-encoded in one Jeotgalibacillus malaysiensis genomic window:
- a CDS encoding chromosome segregation and condensation protein ScpB, protein MASHNYKAITEALLFTAGDAGLSNDQIANALNISQLEAEQLMSEMQENYQMDESKGIEIAIYAEKYQFVTKKDLSDYIKLLADSPSPSTLTQAGLETLAIIAYKQPVTRVQIEEVRGVKTDGPVHTLIARGLIKEVGRNEGAGRAILYGTTEEFLDYLGLKDLSELPPLPEDVEEDEKEDSDLFFESLKNGLSANE, encoded by the coding sequence TTGGCCAGTCATAATTATAAAGCAATTACAGAAGCACTTTTATTTACAGCAGGAGATGCAGGACTTTCTAATGACCAGATTGCAAATGCACTTAACATATCACAGCTTGAAGCAGAACAGCTGATGAGTGAGATGCAGGAGAATTATCAGATGGATGAGTCAAAAGGAATTGAGATTGCAATTTACGCTGAAAAATATCAATTTGTCACTAAAAAAGATCTATCAGATTATATCAAGCTTTTAGCTGATTCTCCTTCCCCATCCACTTTGACACAGGCCGGTCTTGAGACGCTTGCTATTATTGCTTACAAGCAGCCTGTTACTCGTGTTCAGATTGAAGAGGTTCGTGGTGTGAAAACTGATGGCCCTGTCCATACGCTCATTGCCAGAGGACTGATTAAAGAAGTTGGAAGAAATGAAGGTGCAGGCAGAGCAATCCTTTATGGTACAACAGAGGAATTCTTAGACTACCTTGGATTGAAGGATCTGTCTGAGCTGCCTCCTCTGCCGGAAGACGTCGAGGAAGATGAAAAAGAAGATAGTGATCTGTTTTTTGAATCATTGAAAAACGGGCTTTCAGCAAACGAATGA
- a CDS encoding spore maturation protein SpmB: MIELIYLSKLILPLLILTILLAALFTKTDAYSAFVSGGKEGLQMAAELLPFLVGMMAAISVLRSSGLLLYITNLIAPLFAYFSVPAELFPLFLTRPISGTAALSITADLTHTYGPEHMISRLAAVIQGSTDTTLYVLTIYFGAVGIKKMGRALAVGLLADLTGMILAVMITVWYFQNIWS, encoded by the coding sequence ATGATTGAACTGATCTATTTATCAAAGCTGATATTACCTTTATTAATACTTACGATTCTTTTAGCCGCTCTTTTTACAAAAACAGATGCATACAGTGCTTTTGTCAGCGGTGGTAAAGAAGGCTTGCAAATGGCTGCTGAACTCCTTCCTTTTCTGGTCGGTATGATGGCTGCAATCAGTGTATTACGATCATCCGGACTGCTGCTCTATATAACAAATCTGATTGCACCTTTATTTGCTTACTTCAGCGTGCCAGCAGAGCTATTCCCGCTTTTTCTGACACGCCCGATATCCGGCACAGCAGCACTTAGTATAACAGCTGATCTGACTCATACGTATGGACCTGAGCATATGATTTCACGGCTCGCAGCAGTCATTCAGGGTAGCACTGATACTACTTTGTATGTTTTGACTATTTATTTTGGAGCTGTCGGAATTAAAAAAATGGGTAGAGCGCTTGCAGTCGGGTTGCTTGCTGATCTGACAGGTATGATCCTTGCTGTAATGATTACAGTATGGTATTTCCAAAACATTTGGAGCTGA
- a CDS encoding protein RibT: MLIRYKKSFEKIAMGLMSFMPTEKDIKQLQQSMKQYEEEKNFQLFLWKEEDIIGLAGVEIEDNKITLRHISVNPSHRNEGVGQRIVASLKDMYTEKELVSTSYTEGFLQKCEDNETAAE; encoded by the coding sequence ATGTTAATTCGTTATAAAAAATCCTTTGAGAAAATTGCAATGGGTTTAATGTCTTTTATGCCGACAGAAAAAGACATTAAACAATTGCAGCAGTCGATGAAGCAGTATGAAGAAGAAAAAAACTTTCAGCTGTTTTTGTGGAAGGAAGAAGATATCATTGGTCTAGCGGGAGTGGAAATTGAAGATAACAAGATTACACTACGTCATATTTCAGTGAATCCATCTCACCGGAACGAGGGTGTGGGACAGCGTATTGTTGCATCTCTTAAGGATATGTATACAGAAAAAGAATTGGTAAGTACTTCTTATACAGAAGGATTTCTACAAAAATGTGAAGATAATGAAACCGCAGCTGAATAA
- a CDS encoding peroxiredoxin, whose protein sequence is MSKKKKQRLVMRVSILAVLLAAISYTIYSSVAGDERLLVGAGDQAPDFKLEDLDGESHQLSDYKGQGVFLNFWGTWCKPCEKEFPYMQNQYEVYQDQGIEVLAVNVGESHFKVSNFANEYGLTFPVVRDVNKDVMDAYSIGPLPTTLLVNPEGEIVKVIKGEMTEEDVKSYMEMIKPDSQESSE, encoded by the coding sequence GTGAGTAAGAAGAAAAAGCAGAGGCTGGTTATGCGTGTCTCTATTCTTGCGGTGCTGCTGGCAGCAATATCATACACTATCTACTCCAGTGTAGCAGGAGATGAAAGACTGCTAGTGGGAGCGGGTGATCAGGCACCTGACTTTAAGCTTGAAGATCTAGATGGGGAGTCTCATCAGCTATCTGATTATAAAGGTCAGGGAGTATTTTTAAATTTCTGGGGAACATGGTGTAAACCTTGTGAAAAAGAGTTCCCTTATATGCAAAATCAATACGAGGTTTATCAGGACCAGGGGATCGAAGTGCTTGCAGTAAACGTTGGCGAGTCACACTTTAAGGTCTCTAATTTCGCAAATGAATATGGTCTTACTTTTCCTGTAGTAAGAGACGTTAACAAAGATGTCATGGATGCATACTCAATCGGACCACTTCCAACTACATTGCTTGTCAATCCGGAAGGTGAAATTGTTAAGGTAATTAAAGGTGAAATGACTGAAGAAGACGTAAAATCCTACATGGAAATGATTAAACCAGATAGTCAGGAGTCTTCTGAATGA
- a CDS encoding ribosomal large subunit pseudouridine synthase B produces the protein MERLQKVIAHAGVASRRKAEELIAGGKVKVNGKTITELGTKVTPSDKIEVEGVKIERENKVYYLFYKPTGVISAVSDDKDRKVVTDYFQFVEERIYPVGRLDYDTSGLLLLTNDGEFANLLTHPKYEVPKTYIARVKGLVKRETIKKLEKGIKLEDGMTAPARAKVISADKQKDKTIIEITIHEGRNRQVRRMLEAAGHPVQKLKRERYGFLHLSGLNAGESRELTPHEVKQLRALAENGQG, from the coding sequence ATGGAAAGATTACAAAAAGTGATTGCGCACGCAGGTGTTGCTTCACGCAGAAAAGCAGAAGAGCTGATTGCCGGTGGAAAAGTAAAAGTGAATGGAAAAACGATTACTGAACTTGGTACGAAAGTTACACCGTCAGATAAGATTGAAGTTGAAGGTGTAAAAATCGAAAGAGAAAACAAAGTTTATTATCTTTTCTATAAGCCGACCGGTGTAATCTCAGCAGTCAGTGATGATAAAGACCGGAAAGTTGTCACAGATTATTTTCAATTTGTAGAAGAAAGAATTTATCCCGTCGGCCGTCTTGATTATGATACGTCAGGATTATTGCTGTTAACGAATGATGGTGAATTTGCAAATCTCCTGACCCATCCTAAATATGAAGTGCCAAAAACATATATCGCAAGAGTAAAAGGACTTGTTAAACGTGAAACAATAAAAAAACTCGAAAAAGGTATCAAGCTTGAGGACGGAATGACTGCCCCTGCAAGAGCAAAAGTAATTTCAGCTGATAAACAAAAAGATAAAACAATTATTGAAATTACAATTCATGAAGGACGAAACAGACAGGTAAGAAGAATGCTTGAAGCTGCAGGTCACCCTGTACAAAAGTTGAAAAGAGAAAGGTATGGTTTTCTTCATTTGTCAGGTCTAAATGCCGGAGAATCAAGAGAATTAACCCCTCATGAAGTAAAACAGCTCAGAGCGCTGGCTGAAAACGGTCAGGGCTGA
- a CDS encoding spore maturation protein translates to MVNLIWIFMLISGIIYSIFNGTVDEVNKGLFDSAGQAVELVIGFAAVFTLWLGMMEIAKRSGLLNKITKICYPIVRKLFPDFPANHPAAGYMMTNFSANFFGLGNAATPFGVKAMKELQTINPTPDKASRSMVTFLCLNTAAVTFFPATIVSMRLSEGVADPLDIVIPAFIATICSCTAAMIYDRISWRITSGRHHD, encoded by the coding sequence ATGGTGAATTTAATTTGGATTTTCATGCTTATCTCAGGTATTATTTACAGTATTTTCAACGGAACTGTTGATGAAGTCAATAAAGGTTTATTTGATTCAGCAGGGCAGGCTGTTGAACTGGTTATAGGTTTCGCTGCAGTTTTTACACTCTGGCTCGGTATGATGGAGATCGCTAAGCGTTCCGGATTGCTCAATAAGATTACAAAAATCTGCTACCCTATTGTAAGAAAACTATTCCCTGATTTTCCTGCGAATCATCCTGCTGCAGGTTATATGATGACAAATTTTTCAGCAAATTTTTTTGGTTTAGGAAATGCTGCCACGCCTTTTGGTGTGAAAGCGATGAAAGAATTACAGACAATCAACCCGACTCCTGACAAGGCCAGCAGATCAATGGTCACTTTTCTATGTCTTAACACAGCTGCTGTCACGTTCTTTCCTGCCACCATCGTTTCAATGCGTCTTTCTGAAGGCGTTGCGGATCCACTGGATATTGTTATCCCGGCATTTATTGCAACAATCTGCTCCTGCACGGCTGCAATGATCTATGACAGAATCAGCTGGAGAATTACTTCAGGTAGACATCATGATTGA
- a CDS encoding diaminopimelate decarboxylase translates to MHYYGTSSINEKGHLTIGGVDTIELANEFGTPLYVYDTQLIRERARGFKETFEKLGVSSQVAYASKAFSSIAMIQLIAEEGLSLDVVSGGELYTALKAGFDPEKIHFHGNNKSPEEIAMALDANIGCFVVDNFYEIELLSRICAEKDKSASILLRVTPGIEAHTHDYILTGQEDSKFGFDLQNGQAEEALKMVLKDRYFNVLGLHCHIGSQIFETTGFIMAAEKMIEKMAAWSTALDFKAQVLNLGGGFGIRYTKEDEPLAPGKYVEDIITKVKQLMTEHQLSMPEIWIEPGRSLTGDAGTTLYKIGSSKHVPDVRNYLAVDGGMSDNIRPALYNARYEAVIANRPEDKADSIVSIAGKCCESGDMLIWDLPITKHEPGDVLAVFCTGAYGYAMANNYNRIPRPAVVFAENGQAELVIERESYEDLIRHDLPLKHSGVDVK, encoded by the coding sequence ATGCATTATTACGGTACATCATCAATTAATGAAAAAGGCCATCTGACGATTGGTGGCGTAGATACAATTGAGCTTGCAAATGAATTTGGTACTCCACTGTATGTCTATGATACTCAGCTGATCAGGGAGCGTGCCCGCGGCTTTAAAGAGACTTTTGAAAAACTTGGTGTTTCATCTCAGGTTGCGTATGCAAGTAAAGCTTTTTCATCAATCGCAATGATTCAGCTGATCGCCGAGGAGGGCTTAAGTCTCGATGTCGTATCAGGCGGTGAATTATATACAGCTTTAAAAGCAGGTTTTGACCCTGAAAAAATTCATTTTCATGGGAATAATAAGAGCCCTGAGGAAATTGCTATGGCACTTGATGCCAACATTGGCTGTTTTGTTGTAGATAATTTTTATGAAATTGAGCTTTTATCACGTATCTGCGCTGAAAAAGACAAGTCTGCTTCTATTTTACTTCGTGTAACGCCTGGTATTGAAGCACATACGCATGATTATATTTTAACAGGTCAGGAAGATTCAAAATTTGGTTTTGATCTTCAGAATGGACAGGCTGAGGAAGCATTAAAGATGGTACTTAAAGACCGGTATTTTAATGTGCTTGGTTTACATTGTCATATTGGTTCGCAAATATTTGAAACTACCGGCTTTATCATGGCAGCTGAAAAGATGATTGAAAAAATGGCAGCGTGGAGCACGGCGCTTGATTTTAAGGCGCAGGTTCTGAACCTTGGTGGCGGCTTTGGCATAAGGTATACAAAAGAAGATGAACCGCTTGCACCAGGTAAATATGTAGAGGATATTATTACCAAAGTAAAGCAGCTAATGACAGAGCATCAGCTTTCAATGCCAGAGATCTGGATTGAGCCAGGAAGATCCTTAACAGGCGATGCGGGTACAACATTATATAAAATTGGTTCGTCTAAGCATGTGCCTGATGTAAGAAATTACCTGGCTGTTGACGGCGGTATGAGTGATAATATTCGTCCTGCTCTTTATAATGCAAGATATGAAGCGGTGATTGCGAACCGTCCGGAAGATAAAGCTGACTCTATCGTCTCAATAGCAGGTAAATGCTGTGAATCAGGTGATATGCTGATCTGGGATCTTCCGATTACAAAACATGAACCAGGTGATGTGTTAGCGGTATTCTGCACTGGAGCTTACGGTTATGCAATGGCAAATAATTATAATCGTATTCCACGTCCTGCAGTTGTTTTTGCTGAAAATGGTCAGGCTGAACTAGTGATTGAAAGAGAAAGCTATGAAGATTTAATCAGACATGACCTGCCACTTAAGCATTCAGGAGTGGACGTAAAATAA
- a CDS encoding serine-type D-Ala-D-Ala carboxypeptidase, whose product MIEAESGRVIFNKDEHEKMKIASITKIMTAHLAIKHGDLSDKVKISSKASSTEGSSLYLKNGQTVTLEYLIYGLMLRSGNDAAVAIAEHISGSVEAFAELMNKETEALKMTNTYFTNPHGLDTDDRHVSTAYDMAILTQQAIRNKTFKKVFSTAKYTPSYKDAYPWTNKHRLVTGLYPHADRGKTGYTKKAGRTLVTTAHKNDMTFIAVTINGPDDWNDHMSLFEHAFTHYKMTELLAKGPLPILPGMPDQIQYISEVNRKMPLTTEERQQLVYQIVPEKKPVLNIYINRTEILSTPIKEKKIEAPSAYENLIRKLKELFKW is encoded by the coding sequence ATGATTGAAGCGGAAAGCGGCAGAGTAATCTTCAATAAAGATGAACATGAAAAAATGAAAATAGCAAGCATTACGAAAATCATGACCGCTCATTTAGCAATTAAACACGGTGATTTGTCTGACAAAGTTAAAATATCCAGCAAAGCGTCATCTACTGAGGGATCGAGCCTTTATTTGAAAAATGGACAAACCGTTACGCTTGAATACCTGATTTACGGTCTCATGCTCAGATCCGGTAATGATGCTGCAGTGGCGATTGCTGAGCATATCAGTGGTTCAGTAGAAGCGTTCGCTGAACTGATGAATAAAGAAACTGAAGCATTAAAAATGACAAATACTTATTTCACTAACCCGCACGGACTAGATACAGACGACCGGCATGTCTCAACGGCTTATGATATGGCAATACTAACTCAGCAGGCAATCAGAAATAAAACATTTAAAAAAGTCTTTTCAACTGCAAAATATACTCCCTCTTATAAAGATGCCTATCCCTGGACGAATAAACACCGGCTCGTAACCGGTCTTTATCCTCATGCTGATCGAGGTAAAACGGGATATACGAAAAAAGCAGGCAGAACGCTTGTGACGACTGCACATAAAAACGATATGACATTCATAGCTGTAACGATTAATGGACCTGATGACTGGAATGATCATATGTCACTTTTCGAGCATGCATTTACCCACTATAAAATGACGGAGCTCCTTGCAAAAGGTCCACTTCCAATTCTTCCTGGAATGCCTGATCAAATTCAGTACATATCAGAGGTTAACCGAAAAATGCCTTTAACTACTGAAGAACGTCAACAGCTTGTCTATCAGATCGTGCCCGAAAAAAAACCGGTCTTAAATATATATATTAATCGTACAGAAATCCTCAGCACCCCAATTAAGGAAAAGAAAATTGAAGCACCTTCAGCGTATGAGAACCTGATCAGAAAGTTAAAGGAGCTTTTCAAATGGTGA
- a CDS encoding segregation and condensation protein A gives MEYTVKVDAFEGPLDLLLHLIQGLEIDIYDIPMAEISEQYTLYIKAMSVLELNTASEYLVMAATLMSIKSRMLLPKQEEQWEEDQQFEEDPREELVEKLIEYRKYKKAATELKDKEQERSMHFTKPPEDLSSYAQPDVSDEKMQIELADLIGAFNKLMRRKKIKKPMSTRITRQEISIETRMTEILETIRADARPKPFSALFPVAEKPHMVVSFLAVLELVKRQEIHINQDHNFSEIMVGSTEGVSLVGQS, from the coding sequence ATGGAATACACAGTAAAGGTCGATGCTTTTGAGGGACCGCTTGACCTGCTTTTACATCTCATACAGGGGCTTGAGATCGATATTTATGATATCCCGATGGCTGAAATATCTGAGCAATATACATTGTATATTAAAGCTATGAGTGTGCTTGAACTTAACACCGCAAGTGAGTATCTGGTTATGGCTGCTACGCTGATGTCAATTAAAAGCAGAATGCTGCTGCCTAAGCAGGAAGAACAGTGGGAAGAGGATCAGCAGTTCGAAGAAGACCCCCGAGAAGAGCTTGTAGAAAAACTGATTGAATATCGTAAATATAAAAAAGCGGCCACTGAGCTGAAAGATAAAGAACAGGAAAGAAGTATGCATTTTACTAAACCACCGGAAGATCTAAGCAGTTATGCACAGCCTGATGTGTCAGATGAAAAAATGCAGATTGAACTTGCGGATCTGATTGGTGCTTTTAATAAGCTGATGAGGCGGAAAAAAATAAAGAAACCGATGTCTACAAGAATTACCAGACAGGAGATTTCTATTGAAACGAGAATGACTGAAATTCTGGAGACAATCCGTGCAGATGCAAGGCCCAAGCCTTTTTCAGCACTGTTCCCTGTAGCGGAAAAACCGCACATGGTCGTGTCATTTTTAGCAGTGCTCGAGCTTGTTAAGAGACAGGAAATTCATATTAATCAGGATCATAACTTTTCAGAAATTATGGTCGGAAGCACTGAAGGAGTGTCATTAGTTGGCCAGTCATAA